The following nucleotide sequence is from Gymnodinialimonas sp. 202GB13-11.
ACGAGGATGAGCGGCGCAGCAGTTCTGAGGTGAAGAACATCGCGCAAAAGCATCTTGATGAGATCGATCGTAAGATCGCGGACCTGTCCGATATGCGGGCCACATTAAGTGAGTTGGTTCGAAGCTGTGCAGGCGACAACCGACCAGACTGTCCGATCCTGTCATCCCTCGCGCAAGAGGCGGAATAGGTTTTGAAGTGAAGGTGGAGGCGAGTACCGGAATCGAACCGGTGTACACGGATTTGCAATCCGCTGCGTCACCACTCCGCCAACTCGCCGTCCGTGGTGGTGCGCCTCTAGTAGGAGAACGCAGAAATCGCGGCAAGCCCTAATCGCCGGAAGCTGGCGTTGGCAAGCCGCCTTTGATCTCGACCACGCGCTGAGGGTAGGGGATTTCGATGTCGTGCTCCTTGAGCGCATTCCAGATCAGGAATAGCACGTCGGACGTGTATTTGTTTGCCCCGTCGTCGATGCCGTTGACCCAGAATTCGACGGCGAAATCAATGCCGCTGTCGCCGAAGCCGCGCAACTCGCAATCGGGCGGGAATGGGGCGTCCAGCACTTCGGCATGGGTAGCGACCGCGGCCTCAACGATGGCAGGGACCTTGTTGATGTCCGTGTCGTAGCTGACCGAGAACGGGGCCTCGTATCGGTTGGCTGAGCCACTGTCGGAATAGTTCACGACGCGGGTGATGATGAAATCTTCGTTCGGCACCACGATCCAGCGGCCGTCATAAGTCTCCAAAATCACGGCGCGGGCTGTCATACGGATGATCGTGCCTTCCTCGCCGCCATCCAGAGCCACGAAGTCGCCTACTGTGGCCTGGCCTTCCAGCAGAAGGATCACGCCAGAGATGAAGTTTGACGCGATCTTCTGCAGGCCAAAACCCAAACCCACACCAATCGCACCAGTCAGCACCGCGAGGGAGGTGAGCGGAATGCCCATGATGTTCATAAAGATAAGAAAGGCGGCGCCGAAGATCGCGATTTCCGCCGCTTTCACGGCCAGTTGCCGCGTGGCGGGGCGCATCTCGGCCTGTTTCTCGATCAGGCTGGCGGATTGATCATTCGACCAGCGCCCAAGCCAGAAGATGACCCCGCCCACCACGACGAAACGAATAAGGTCGAGGAGGTCGAACGACAGATTGCCGAGCGGGATGACCACTGCCTCCAACCGGGCCATAACCGGGTCGAGCAGGCCGATGGCGTAAAGCGCGGCCATCGGTAAGAGGATGAACTTGCCGAGGAGTTTTAGGAACCCGTCCGTCAGGATATCGCGCACAAGCGCGCGCACGGCGAGGAACAGGAAAATGCCCTTGCCCAACGCGATCACGCTGCCTGCCGCAAAGATCGACCGTGTGGCCTGTTCGCCCAATGCGGTCAGGGCGAAGGCCAGCAGCGGCATGGTCAGGGGCAGGAACTGGCGGAGAAACAGCCGCGCCTTGTCGAACAGCCGCTCCGAACCTTCCTCGGGCGAGAGCCATTGCGTGAGTTTCGGGCGCAGGCGTTTGGTCAGGTAGCGCGCCAGCAGGAAGGCGACGATCAGCAGTGCAAACTGCGACCAGGCAGCGGGGCTGAGCAGCCAGGCCTTGGCAATGGTCAGCCCTTGCTGACCGAATTCGATGGCCTGTTGTGCAAAGGGGGGCATCCCCTCTGCCCATTCCGGCAGGGGCGGGGGCGGCGGAACCTCAACGGCTTCCATTGCAGGCTCGACCGCGTCGGCGGCACCTTCGGTTTCGGTCTCGTTTTCCATCGTGGGCCCCCATGGTCCGGTACCAACGTGAAGCTGGACCCTCTTAATCGGACGGTCAGTCGAAAAGGGCAAGCCGTGGAGACGCTCGGATCGGTGCCTTTCGTCGCATCTTGAGGGGCTTGGGGACAGGGCGGTTGCCAGCCACAAGCGCTTGTGCCACAAGAAATCCGAAAACTAGACGGAGTGGTTCAGTTTCATGGCGGACTTCACGCAGCGCAGGGTCACGATGGTCGACACGCAGGTGCGGCCCTCGGACGTCACCAAGTTTCCCATTCTTGAGGCAATGCTGAGCATTCCGCGTGAGGTTTACGTGCCGGATGCCAAGCGCGATTTGGCCTATGTGGACACGCCCATTGATCTGGGCGAGGGGCGGCAGCTTCTGGATGCGCGGGCGATTGCCAAGCTGTTGGAGGCACTGACGCCTGCTCCGGCGGATCTGGTGCTCGAAATCGGAGCCTCGACCGGTTACACCACCGCGCTTTTGGCACGCATGGCCGAAGCGGTTGTCGCGGTCGAGGAAGACGAAGACCTTGCCCGCGATGCCGAGGCGAACCTTTCGGACGAAGGGGTCGATAACGCTGCAGTTGTTGCTGGATCGTTGGCCGAGGGCAGCGCGAAGCACGGACCGTTCGACATGGTGATGATCTTTGGCGGGGTACAGATGGTGCCGAATGCGATCATCGACCAGCTGAAAGAGGGCGGCCACATCGCGGCGATCTTCATGGATGGGCCGTTGGGCGAGGCCCGTGTCGGCGTAAAATCCGGCGGCCGGATGAGCTGGCGCATGGCATTTAATGCAACGGCACCGCTCTTGCCCGGCTTCACAAAAGAACCAAGTTTCGCATTCTGAATGACTTTGCATCCGTCAAAGGGTGCATCGGACAAACAAGACAAAGACGACACAGGCAAGGCAACAGGCAAAACCAGATCTAGCGGGGGATCAGATGGCAGTTCAATGGATCGGGCGGACGAAGACCGCGTTATGGGCCTTGGGCCTGTCATTAGCAGCCGCGCTGCCTGTTCAGGCGGATGGATTGCGGCAGGTCATGGCGGATGCGTATCGCCATTCGAACCTTTTGGAGCAAAATCGCTATCTGTTGCGGGTTCAGGATGAGGGCGTGGCCCAGGCCGTCGCGCAACTTCGTCCGGTTTTGACATTCGTGGCCACGATGAACCGCGACGTCATCAACAACACTTCGAACGCCTCGGCATCTTTGGTGATGGAATACCTGCTGTACGACGGCGGCGCGCGCCAGTTTGCGATTGAAGCTGCGGAGGAGACGGTTCTGGCCACGCGCGAGCAGCTGATCTCCCTCGAACAGCAGGTGCTGCTGGATGCGGTGACGGCCTATATGAACGTGTGGCGCGACATGCAGATCGTGGGCGTGCGGGAACGCAATGTGCGCGTGATCACACAACAGCTGCGCGCAGCACAGGACCGGTTTGAGGTGGGCGAGGATACGCGCACTGACGTGGCGCAGGCCGAAGCGCAGCTGGCAACGGCCCGGTCGCAACTGGCGGCTGCGCAAGGCGCGCTTGATATCAGCCGCGAATTGTTCAATCTGGCTGTGGGCCGCTACCCGAATGGCCTGTCTGGCCCCGGAAGCTTGCCAAACGTACCGCGCACGGAGGCTGCCGCGCAGGCTCTGGCGCGGCAAGAACATCCCTCCGTCCGTGCGCTTCAGCATGAGGTGACGGCGGCTGAGTTGGGCATCGAACAGGCCCGCGCCGGGGTGCGTCCTCAGCTAAGCCTTGAGGGACGGTTAAGCGAAAATTTCACCGACCCGGTTCAAATCCCCGGTGCCGATAACTGGAATTCGTCCGGCACCATCGGCCTGACCTTGACCCAACCTATCTATCGCGGCGGTCAGCTTCTGTCGCTGGAACGCCAGTCGCGTGCGCAGGCCGCAGCCGTGCGGTCGAGCTTGAACCAACAGGTACGGCTGAACCTGCAGGCGGTGGGCAATGCCTGGGCCGGTATGGAAATCGCCAACGCGCAGATTCAGGCGGCAGATCAACGAATTGAAGCGGCAGAGCTCGCCTTCCGGGGTGTGCAGGAAGAAGCCTCGCTTGGTGCGCGGACGACGTTGGATGTGCTTGATGCTGAACAGGATGTGCTGGATGCCCGCATCAGCCGCATTCAGGCGCAAACGGACCTTTATCTGTCCTGCTATCAACTGCTGGCCGCTGCCGGTTTGATGACGGTTGAGAATCTGCATCTGAACGTT
It contains:
- a CDS encoding mechanosensitive ion channel family protein, with protein sequence MPPFAQQAIEFGQQGLTIAKAWLLSPAAWSQFALLIVAFLLARYLTKRLRPKLTQWLSPEEGSERLFDKARLFLRQFLPLTMPLLAFALTALGEQATRSIFAAGSVIALGKGIFLFLAVRALVRDILTDGFLKLLGKFILLPMAALYAIGLLDPVMARLEAVVIPLGNLSFDLLDLIRFVVVGGVIFWLGRWSNDQSASLIEKQAEMRPATRQLAVKAAEIAIFGAAFLIFMNIMGIPLTSLAVLTGAIGVGLGFGLQKIASNFISGVILLLEGQATVGDFVALDGGEEGTIIRMTARAVILETYDGRWIVVPNEDFIITRVVNYSDSGSANRYEAPFSVSYDTDINKVPAIVEAAVATHAEVLDAPFPPDCELRGFGDSGIDFAVEFWVNGIDDGANKYTSDVLFLIWNALKEHDIEIPYPQRVVEIKGGLPTPASGD
- a CDS encoding protein-L-isoaspartate O-methyltransferase, with the protein product MADFTQRRVTMVDTQVRPSDVTKFPILEAMLSIPREVYVPDAKRDLAYVDTPIDLGEGRQLLDARAIAKLLEALTPAPADLVLEIGASTGYTTALLARMAEAVVAVEEDEDLARDAEANLSDEGVDNAAVVAGSLAEGSAKHGPFDMVMIFGGVQMVPNAIIDQLKEGGHIAAIFMDGPLGEARVGVKSGGRMSWRMAFNATAPLLPGFTKEPSFAF
- a CDS encoding TolC family outer membrane protein, giving the protein MAVQWIGRTKTALWALGLSLAAALPVQADGLRQVMADAYRHSNLLEQNRYLLRVQDEGVAQAVAQLRPVLTFVATMNRDVINNTSNASASLVMEYLLYDGGARQFAIEAAEETVLATREQLISLEQQVLLDAVTAYMNVWRDMQIVGVRERNVRVITQQLRAAQDRFEVGEDTRTDVAQAEAQLATARSQLAAAQGALDISRELFNLAVGRYPNGLSGPGSLPNVPRTEAAAQALARQEHPSVRALQHEVTAAELGIEQARAGVRPQLSLEGRLSENFTDPVQIPGADNWNSSGTIGLTLTQPIYRGGQLLSLERQSRAQAAAVRSSLNQQVRLNLQAVGNAWAGMEIANAQIQAADQRIEAAELAFRGVQEEASLGARTTLDVLDAEQDVLDARISRIQAQTDLYLSCYQLLAAAGLMTVENLHLNVPEYDPAAYADLFSNAPSRVNSPQGEQLDSMLERIGRD